The following are encoded in a window of Kaistia algarum genomic DNA:
- the ccmB gene encoding heme exporter protein CcmB, whose product MSLFLALIGRTARLSLRAGGGAYTGLVFFLSVVAVVPFGVGPDMPLLARIGPAMLWIAALLATLLGLDRLFQDDRDDGTLDHLMLSGLPLELVVLAKAIGHWLATGLPLIVGTPVFGLILGLDAPTITLVAATLLLGTPALTLIGAIGAALITAMRRGGLVVAVLVLPFTIPVLIFGVSAISGVGGNGPSTAPFLFLAAFSLASAVLAPIAAAAALRAALD is encoded by the coding sequence ATGAGCCTCTTCCTCGCGCTCATCGGACGAACCGCCCGCCTGTCGCTGCGCGCCGGGGGCGGGGCCTATACGGGACTGGTCTTCTTCCTCTCGGTCGTCGCCGTGGTGCCGTTCGGCGTCGGCCCGGACATGCCGCTGCTGGCGCGGATCGGACCGGCGATGCTGTGGATCGCGGCGCTTCTCGCCACGCTGCTCGGCCTGGATCGGCTTTTCCAGGACGACCGCGACGATGGAACGCTCGATCATCTGATGCTGTCGGGTCTGCCGCTCGAACTGGTCGTTCTGGCCAAGGCCATCGGACACTGGCTGGCGACCGGGCTGCCGCTGATCGTCGGCACGCCGGTCTTCGGGCTGATCCTCGGCCTCGACGCGCCGACGATCACGCTGGTCGCGGCGACGCTCCTGCTTGGAACCCCGGCACTGACCCTGATTGGCGCCATTGGGGCGGCGCTGATCACCGCGATGCGTCGTGGCGGTCTCGTGGTCGCGGTGCTGGTGCTGCCCTTCACCATCCCAGTGCTGATCTTCGGCGTCAGCGCGATCTCGGGTGTGGGCGGCAATGGGCCGTCGACCGCGCCCTTTCTGTTTCTCGCTGCCTTCTCGCTGGCCTCGGCCGTTCTGGCGCCGATCGCGGCGGCCGCGGCGCTCCGTGCAGCCCTGGATTAG
- the ccmA gene encoding heme ABC exporter ATP-binding protein CcmA — protein sequence MNRLEVLELSVDRGGRRILSGLSFALAAGDLIVLSGPNGAGKSTLLRAVAGLLPLADGAVRWLPQDQPLAESCHYFGHLDGLKPALTVAENLALWSKVAGARGLSVGEALERIGLDALEDLPAAYLSSGQKRRVGFARLLLTLRPLWLLDEPTSALDIAAEAAFGSILAEHLAGGGAAIVATHRRLPVAATAELALRPETGE from the coding sequence GTGAACCGTCTTGAAGTCCTTGAGCTTTCGGTCGATCGCGGCGGCAGGCGCATTCTGTCCGGCCTGTCGTTCGCCCTCGCCGCGGGCGACCTCATCGTCCTGTCCGGGCCGAACGGGGCCGGAAAGTCGACCTTGCTGCGGGCCGTGGCAGGCCTGCTGCCACTTGCCGACGGCGCGGTCCGCTGGTTGCCGCAGGACCAGCCATTGGCCGAATCCTGTCACTATTTCGGGCATCTCGATGGGCTGAAGCCGGCCCTCACCGTCGCGGAGAATCTGGCCCTGTGGTCGAAGGTCGCAGGCGCGCGGGGTCTGAGCGTCGGCGAGGCGCTGGAACGGATCGGGCTCGACGCGCTGGAGGACCTGCCGGCGGCCTATCTCTCCTCCGGGCAGAAGCGGCGGGTCGGTTTTGCGCGATTGCTTCTGACGCTCCGTCCTCTCTGGCTGCTCGATGAGCCGACCTCTGCGCTCGACATCGCGGCGGAGGCGGCATTCGGCTCGATTCTCGCCGAGCATCTGGCGGGTGGCGGCGCGGCGATCGTCGCGACGCATCGGCGTCTGCCGGTCGCGGCGACGGCCGAACTGGCGCTTCGTCCGGAGACCGGCGAATGA